A genomic stretch from Asterias rubens chromosome 19, eAstRub1.3, whole genome shotgun sequence includes:
- the LOC117303123 gene encoding deoxyhypusine synthase-like: protein MADQLPAAAYQAALAASSGSVPPGSVEVRGYDFNQGIDYHKLLQSYKTTGFQASNFGLAVEEINKMLDKKAEPLSEEEVVKGTELNPVHRTKTNCTIFLGYTSNLISSGLRENLCFIAQHNLVDVIVTSAGGIEEDFIKCLAPTFMGDFRLSGRELRSKGINRIGNLLSPNDNYCLFEDWIMPILDQMLLEQKTQGTRWTPSRMIARLGKEINNPESVYYWAYKNNIPVFSPALTDGSIGDMLYFHSYKNPGLVLDIVEDIRLMNNQACFATHSGMIILGGGLIKHHICNANLMRNGADFSVFLNTANEFDGSDSGARPDEAISWGKIKTTASPVKVYGEATLLVPLLVAETFARRVKLPHKTEEIIK, encoded by the exons ATGGCCGACCAACTTCCAGCCGCTGCTTACCAGGCGGCGCTTGCCGCCTCCAGCGGCTCGGTGCCTCCTGGCTCGGTAGAGGTTCGTGGTTATGACTTTAACCAGGGCATCGACTATCACAAACTCCTCCAGAGCTACAAAACCACTGGTTTCCAGGCCTCAAACTTCGGGCTTGCTGTAGAGGAGATAAACAAAATG CTCGACAAGAAGGCGGAGCCATTGTCAGAAGAGGAGGTTGTCAAGGGAACAGAGCTCAATCCGGTGCACCGAACGAAGACTAACTGCACCATATTTCTTGGTTACACATCTAACCTGATTTCCTCTGGTCTGAGAGAGAATCTTTGCTTCATTGCTCAGCATAACTTG GTGGATGTAATAGTCACTTCAGCAGGCGGTATCGAGGAGGACTTCATCAAGTGCCTCGCTCCGACCTTCATGGGGGATTTCAGACTGTCTGGACGAGAGCTAAGGAGCAAAGGAATCAACCGCATCGGCAATCTTCTCTCTCCTAATGATAACTACTGCTTGTTTGAAGACTGGATCATGCCTATCTTGGATCAGATGCTACTGGAGCAGAAAACGCAA GGGACGCGTTGGACGCCATCTCGTATGATCGCCAGACTAGGCAAGGAAATCAACAACCCAGAGTCTGTTTATTACTGGGCGTACAAG aacaacaTTCCAGTGTTTAGTCCTGCTCTCACTGATGGGTCCATTGGAGATATGTTATACTTCCACTCCTACAAGAATCCTGGATTGGTGCTTGATATTGTAGAAG atATCCGGCTAATGAATAACCAGGCGTGTTTTGCAACTCACTCTGGAATGATCATCCTAGGAGGTGGTCTCATTAAACATCACATCTGTAACGCCAACCTTATG aGGAATGGAGCGGACTTCTCCGTCTTTCTGAACACAGCTAATGAGTTTGACGGTTCAGACTCTGGTGCCAGACCTGACGAGGCAATCTCCTGGGGAAAAATCAAGACCACTGCGTCACCCGTCAAG GTATATGGTGAAGCGACCCTCTTGGTTCCACTCCTGGTGGCTGAAACATTCGCCCGGCGGGTAAAACTTCCACACAAGACCGAAGAAATTATTAAATAA